The nucleotide sequence GACCATCGGGCAAACGGATGTAATAGTCCGCGTCGTATTGATCGTGCGAATGGCCGCGGGTGAAGCCATAAAATTCGTCAAAGCCACGGGCGATCGGACCGGTTGCCTCGTGCATGTGCCACTTGCCGACGTAATAGCAACCGTAACCGGCGGTCTTTAAGGCTTCGGCCAGTGTCACGCATCGGTCATTCAATCGTCCGATGTATCCGGGACCGCGTGTGGGACTGGGTTTGTTGGTGGTGAAATCACCAATGCCGGCTTGGGACGGATACAGACCGGTCATCAACGAAGCACGACTGGGGCAGCAACGTGCGCTGTTGTACATCTGGGTAAAGCGGACACCGTCACCGGCCAAGGCGTCGATATGAGGCGTTGGGATTTCGGATCCGTAGCATCCCAAATCGCTGTAGCCCAAATCGTCGGCCAAGATGACGATGACATTTGGCGGTTTGGGGTCGGTCGTTGACGACGGTGCCGTGGCGTCGGCGTGCTGCAACGCCACCAGCGTGGCCAAGGCGGCCAAGAACAGGCGAGTCATGGGAGGCGGGGGGGAAGGAGGGGGCGATGGAATTAAGGAGCGTCGGATGCAGGCGATTCCGAATCGTCCACCAGCACACGCAAGTGATCCGTCAACGCGCCGACGTGAAGGCTGAAATACAGTTGCCGTCCGTCATCGCTGATCGTGATGCTGTCGGCGGGCAGGCTGCCGAATTCCGTGTCGACGTCTTCCAGATGTCGCCCGCGAAAGGCTTTGTAATCCAGGTCATCGATCCCAAACGGTTGATCGCTATTTCGCAACTGATCGCCGGTCACCGCGATGCCCAGAATCGGGTGTTGGAAACTGATCGAACCCGAAAGCGTTTGCCGCGAACCAAAGTTGCTGGTTTGCGGCTTGTACATCAACAGGTAACTGCTGACGGATTGCTTGGGCGTGACCCGGAACTTCTGCGTGGGGCTGGACGGCCAAGTCTGGCCGGGCAGCACCAATTTCAAATCGGCCGGACGGCTGACGTGATGGTTCAGCTTTTCGGGCACCAAAAACATCTTGTGATTGTGGGCCAGCGAACTGAGCGAAACGTCGGGACCAGGCGGCACAAAGTCGACAATGGACGAGGCCTCATCGATGCCCAGCGCCAACGGCCAAATGTCCTGGTATTTGCCCGGTTCATAAGGGATTTTCGTCGTTCGGCCGGCCGATCGATAGCTTGCCAATGCGCTGCCTTCGACCACCATCTGTTCGGATGGCGGATCCACGTCGTCAGTCACACGCACCGAGACATCACCATCGAAGACGGCCAAATCGACATCGCCATCGGTCGTCGCGGTGACACCAAAGGCGGTTTCCGAATCACGGATTTCCAAGTCGCCAGCACGGATGACCAGATCGGTCCGGTTACCCGACGTGCGAGCGGTCATCTTGCCGGCCAATAGGTCGATACTTTCCGGTCCCACGATGCGAAACGACGCCGGCGCGGCGACTGAAACGATTGCACCGGAGTTCAAACGCAATCGGATCGATCCGCTGTCCAGACGGTACGAATCGGAACGCGTCAAATAACGACCGTCGACGGGCCACTGGTCTGCCGCACCACCCCAAGATGCTTGTTCGGCATAGGTCATCACCGCATCGTGTTCGGGAATTTGCCGCGATGATTTGCCAGGCAAGAACGCCACCAACACACACGCGGCCAGGGCCACCGCGACCGCCGCCCAGGCGAGTGTTCGTTGCGATCCCGGGGTGCCCAGTGGTGTGTCCCATCCGGTGTCGGATACTTTCTTGGTTCGCTGCGGTGCTGAAGAAAGCGAATCGGCGTCTGCGTCGATACGATCGATGCCATGGACAGCCTGGCCGCGGAAGCATTCGGCCAGGGTGGCGGATTGTTCTTGGAATTCGATGAACCAGCGTCGCAGTTCCGGGCTCCGCTGCAACGACTTGTCGAACTGTTCCAGTTCCTCCGGTGACATCGCACCGTCTTGGAACATCGTCGCAGCACGAAGAAAGTCTTCATAGGATATCGGTGATGATGAATCGTGACGGTTCATACCGTTTCGGCCTCCATTCGACGACGGACACATTCCGCCAAGGCTTTGTGGATACGCGCGATCGCTTGGTAAGCAGACGCGATTTTTGCGTCCATGAAACTGGCGATTTCTTTGCCCGATCGGTTCTCGAAATACCGCATGCGGACGATTTGTCGACTGCGTTCGGACAGCGATTCGATGCACTGGGACAACGCGTCGACGCGGTCGTTGTCTGGAACCAGGGACGTTTCGGTCCATTCGGATTCCAGGATCGACATTGCTTCGTCGGACAACCCAACGTAGCGGCCTTCGCGGGTGCGAATGACGTCGATGGCTCGGTTTCGCGACGCCACACGAAACCAGTTCATCAGGTGTTGGGGGGACTCCAACTTGCCGACTTGGCCGATGGCTTTGACACAGACTTCCTGATAAACGTCTTCGGCCAAGTGGAAATTACGAGTCACCGTGGCGATGTGCGCGGTCAGCGGCAGTCGCTGGCGCAGGACGATTTCGGTGATTTCTTCGGTGGTTAACATTCGTTGCCTCTTACTGGCTGGTACGAACGTCGCACCTCGTTCTATACGCGGCGAGCGTGAAAATGCGGTCGAGCGAATCGGGCATTGGGGCCGGAATATCGCCCCGTTTTCATCCCCGCGACTGAGGACCCCGTTACGTGGCGATAAGCCCGGGCCGTTGGCCATTGCCATCAAGACCCGACTGTCAAACTTGGATCGTCCGGCCGTGATTTTTGTCGGCGGACGATTTTTTGCGGTGCTGTTGTTTTGTCCATGCGTGATCCGTCAATCATAGCCGGTCTGGGCCAAATCCGTCCGGCATTTCCCGGCACACGCCCGGGGGGATCCTGGGACATCAGCGGCCCGGTAAGATTCCGTTGGGCCGGCGTCGTATCAGCTGGGGCAGTGGTATTGGGGGGGCTGACAGCCGATCAAGGCATGGCCCGCCGAACACATTCGCGCCCGACGGTGTCTGGTCGTGAAGTCGATTCCATTGAGGTGAAATGAAATGAGTGATACCGCGATCCAGCGATTCTTGATGGCCGGCACGTTTGCGGTCGCCGGTGCGTCGACGAACCGTGAAAAGTACGGCAACAAGGTTTTTCGCGCGTTGCTGAAGGCGGGCCGTGACGTCTTTCCGTTGAACCCCGCGCAGGACGAAATCGAAGGCCATCGGGCGTATCCGAAGATCAATGCTTTGCCCGTGCGGCCCGATGCCTTGTCGATCATCACGCCGCCGCCGGTGACGCGTCTGGTGGTGGCCGATGCGATTGCCGCCGGAGTCCGACACATCTGGATGCAGCCCGGCGCCGAAGATGACCAGGCCAGTCAAGCCGCACGCGATGCCGGATTGGACGTCATCGATGATGGCAGTTGCATCTTGGTGTTGTTGGCCCGCGCGTCTTGAAGACGTTTGCATTTCACCGCTTGATCTTGACGCGGCGGATCAGCGGTGGTGATCAGAGTCGCCGTGCGAGGTTTGCCGCTTGCGCGAAAGCAAAGACGCTCGCGTCAATTTCAAATCGCTGTTAGGCGAAACAGGCGGACTGAAAGAAAGCCGCTGACTGGTCGTTCATGGACGCCATGTCATCGATCAACTGTGTCTTGCAATTTTCCATGATGGCCACCGATGACCTGGCTTGGCGTGCGGCCGATCGTAATTCACCACAGTCGTCGATCGTGCTTTGGATGTGCTTGTTAACGACATCGAACAACCCACGGAACGGGTGCGATTCATCCAAGCTGGCGGATTCTTTGACGCCCGCCATGCGGACAAAACGCAGGGTCTTTGCGTTTCGCTGTAAGCATTCGGTCAGCTTCGCAAGCTTTGCAAACCAGTCGTCGGCGTCTTGCAACCGTCGAATCAAGTCGTCGGCACAGCGACCGGCTTGATCCGTCAACAATTGCACGTGGCCGAGTGCTTCGGAATCAGCGTTGTTCGTATGCACGTGCAGTTCACGCAGGAACGTCGTGTTCGTTTCGCTTTGCAATGCGGCGGCGGACAATTCGAAAGACAACGCGTCAAGAGAATCGACCAATTGTTCGACCGATTGGTGGATGGCTGCGATCGCTTCGCGGTTTTCCGATTCCGATTCCGCTAGCGCGACGGCGATGGCTTCGCGTGGTGCGGAGTCGGCGGAGACGCGGGCGTTGATCGCGACCAGCCCGATCTTGTCCGAAAACTGGCTCATCCGCTGATTGATGGCTTGAATCGTGGTGGTCGCCGTGCGAATTTTCGCGAGCGAATCCAACATTTGGTCCAGCGATCGTGTGCACCGCTGGTT is from Crateriforma conspicua and encodes:
- a CDS encoding sigma-70 family RNA polymerase sigma factor, coding for MLTTEEITEIVLRQRLPLTAHIATVTRNFHLAEDVYQEVCVKAIGQVGKLESPQHLMNWFRVASRNRAIDVIRTREGRYVGLSDEAMSILESEWTETSLVPDNDRVDALSQCIESLSERSRQIVRMRYFENRSGKEIASFMDAKIASAYQAIARIHKALAECVRRRMEAETV
- a CDS encoding FecR domain-containing protein, producing MNRHDSSSPISYEDFLRAATMFQDGAMSPEELEQFDKSLQRSPELRRWFIEFQEQSATLAECFRGQAVHGIDRIDADADSLSSAPQRTKKVSDTGWDTPLGTPGSQRTLAWAAVAVALAACVLVAFLPGKSSRQIPEHDAVMTYAEQASWGGAADQWPVDGRYLTRSDSYRLDSGSIRLRLNSGAIVSVAAPASFRIVGPESIDLLAGKMTARTSGNRTDLVIRAGDLEIRDSETAFGVTATTDGDVDLAVFDGDVSVRVTDDVDPPSEQMVVEGSALASYRSAGRTTKIPYEPGKYQDIWPLALGIDEASSIVDFVPPGPDVSLSSLAHNHKMFLVPEKLNHHVSRPADLKLVLPGQTWPSSPTQKFRVTPKQSVSSYLLMYKPQTSNFGSRQTLSGSISFQHPILGIAVTGDQLRNSDQPFGIDDLDYKAFRGRHLEDVDTEFGSLPADSITISDDGRQLYFSLHVGALTDHLRVLVDDSESPASDAP
- a CDS encoding CoA-binding protein; the encoded protein is MSDTAIQRFLMAGTFAVAGASTNREKYGNKVFRALLKAGRDVFPLNPAQDEIEGHRAYPKINALPVRPDALSIITPPPVTRLVVADAIAAGVRHIWMQPGAEDDQASQAARDAGLDVIDDGSCILVLLARAS
- a CDS encoding PAS domain-containing protein, producing MNQPRSQHCIDQESPFGVDELFFSTTDRRGVIRFGNEVFIRVSKFKEDELIGKAHSIIRHPDMPRGVFRLFWQLLENDGTVAAYVKNRAKDGSYYWVMAFATKISDGHLSVRLKPTSELLETVIGVYDRVRQIEIEAAEGGASKDEVSDIGLEAASREIQQLGFADYPSFMRYALSMEMASRRKVLAEGSPNPDAISHHARSGDGVIGDSSVASMLRCNQRCTRSLDQMLDSLAKIRTATTTIQAINQRMSQFSDKIGLVAINARVSADSAPREAIAVALAESESENREAIAAIHQSVEQLVDSLDALSFELSAAALQSETNTTFLRELHVHTNNADSEALGHVQLLTDQAGRCADDLIRRLQDADDWFAKLAKLTECLQRNAKTLRFVRMAGVKESASLDESHPFRGLFDVVNKHIQSTIDDCGELRSAARQARSSVAIMENCKTQLIDDMASMNDQSAAFFQSACFA